One genomic window of Leptotrichia shahii includes the following:
- a CDS encoding tail protein X produces the protein MAKVKVYKTVSGDTWDLIAYKVYGSEGYYHDLIRSNLALIDIAVFDANIPIIIPEIAEESDNDTSLPPWKRGE, from the coding sequence ATGGCGAAAGTAAAAGTGTATAAAACAGTTTCGGGCGATACTTGGGACTTGATAGCATATAAGGTTTATGGAAGCGAAGGCTATTATCATGACCTTATAAGAAGTAATTTAGCTTTAATTGACATCGCCGTTTTTGACGCAAATATTCCAATTATCATTCCTGAAATTGCTGAAGAAAGTGATAATGATACAAGTTTGCCGCCGTGGAAGAGAGGTGAATAG